TTAACACCTGCGGGCTACGTGTCAACAACTTCCGAAACTTCTCTTCTGCCGACAACACCTGCAACTCAACATTACGTTCCAGCACACCTTTAAATGCCCAGGATGTAGCTTTCAAGATCATGGTCTGAATAGCAGGGTATTGACTCATCAGCTCATCTAATTGCTGGTATGTAGTACGCAAAAAGCTACTGCCCGTTAATGTTTCCAGGAAATAAGCTGAAGGCGTTTGTGTTAAAAAAGCATCTGCCACGCCGGAAAATGAATAAGGGTAGGTAAAAACAATGGTTGCTTCTTCCTCACTAGCGGTAACGCTATATCCGCGCTGCACACCTTCCAATACAAAATAGAGATACCGTTCGGTTTCCCCTGCCGTTGTCAACAGCGTTTTTCGCTTGTATGTAATTGGCTGCCAAATGGCTTCAAAGGCAGCCCACTCCTTCTCCTTCAAAGGATGAATGGCATCTACAAATGTTTTGAGCTGTGATGTGGGCAATTGTAACGAATTATTGATTAAAGTTAGTTGTTCACTGTTTGTCTGCCGGCTAATTTTGAAAAGTGTCGCAGCAACAACGTTATATTGCCCACTTTGATCTTGATGCTTTCTTTGTATCCGTGGAATTGCTTAAGAAGCCTGAACTTAAAGGCAAACCCCTTATTGTAGGGGGCGACGGTCAGCGAGGCATTGTAGCGGCTTGTAGTTACGAGGCCCGCAAATATGGAATCCAAAGCGCCATGCCCGCTATGCGCGCTAAACAACTTTGTCCCAATGCCATTTTCTTAAAAGGTAGCTATGCTGATTACAGTCACTACTCCCGGATGGTAACGCAAATCATAGCCGACTCGGTACCTCAATTTGAAAAAGCATCTATTGATGAATTTTATTGCGATATGACGGGCATGGATAAGTTCTTTGGTGTGAGTCAATACACCAAGGAGTTGCGTGAAAAAGTGATCAGAGAAACAGGCCTTCCTATATCATACGGCCTATCTAGCTCAAAACTTGTAAGCAAAATGGCCACCAATGAAGCCAAGCCTAACGGGTTCCTGGAAATACCAACCGGCAAGGAAACCGCTTTTCTTTGGCCAATGACCGTGGATAAGATCCCAATGGTAGGAAAACAAACGGAGCAGCAATTAAAGGAATTGGGCATCCGTACCATCAAGCAACTTGCCGAAACACCTATTCTTCAGCTTGAACAACAGTTTGGCAAATGGGGCAAACGCTTATGGGAAAAGGCAAATGGCATTGATGACAATCCAGTTGAATCCTATAGCGAACAAAAGTCACTATCGCATGAAAACACGTTTCATGAAGACAGCAACGACCTTCCATTTCTTCATACAGCGCTATTAAAGCTTACCGAAGAGACAGCTTATGACCTTCGCCAAGAGGAGCGCCTCACAGGATGTGTAACTGTAAAACTGCGATATGCAGACTTCACCACTGTATCCAAGCAAGAGGTGATCAACTATACCGCTTTAGACGATGTGCTCTTTGCCAAGGTAAAGGACCTGTTTGCCAAGCTCTATAAAAAAGGAGAAAAAATACGCCTACTAGGTGTACGCTTCAGTCATTTAATACCAATGACCATCCAAATGAATCTCTTTGATAATGCGGAAGAAAAACTGGAATTATACAAAGCCGTTGACCAACTAAAGACTCAATTTGGAGCTGCCATCATTACGAAAGCAGGCACCAATGCTAACCAGAACCCTGGTAAAAAAGATTAGATCCCTGTTCATTAAAATGAGATCGCCGCATTAAACTTATAGTATTATTTTTTCACTTACACTATTACCTGTTTGTACATCTTTACCAAACAATTGTATATAGGTAATTTTAGGCACCAATGCTTTTGCATCAGCAATATGGAGGTATACCTGTTGTAGTTGTTGCCATTTGCCATTAATAATAATATACGCTATTGGCATTCCACTAGGTGTTTGTGTAATCTTAATAGGCCTTTTATCGTACGCTGCAATTTTACCCTCATAAGCATTATCCACCTTCTTAAGACTTAAACCATATGCCATTGTCCGTTGCATATAACTCAACTCCTTCTTTATACCACCCTCTGTATTCCTAATCCAATATACTTCTACAGGGTTTTGCGGATCAAGCGTTTTATCAGGCAGCACTTTAGCATCATACACTACCAGATTATTATCTGTATTACGTTTAATAATGAACAGATTTGCATTTCTATCAGGCAAATTCTCATGGGCTGCTTTAAATGTGGTATGTACCTGAAACGTCAAAGATGACAGCAGTAGCTGACATGGCATCATCAACATAGAAATAACTTTAAAAACAAGCATACGATCAGGTTTTGTTGTAATAAAAAAGTGTTTTACCCTATTGTAAGCGCAAAATGAATTCTGCTTTCATAATATAACAATTAGATGGCACATTACCCCTATTCGATCTCTTAACTTTTTTGAAAATTAGTATTCCTTAACATTCCAGGAAAGAACTAAGGCAACGGAATTTTCCAAATGCCGCATAAAATAAGAAAATAGGGCTTGATAGCAGGTAAATAGAAAAACTGCCATTAGTAAGCAATATTATTTCAAATTTAAAAAGCGTTACAATTTATACTTTCTCAGAAAGCTCCAATTCGCTACAAAAAGCCTGCCTCTATCTATATTACAAATTGCTCTATTCCTCCTTACCTTTAGCTCTCTTTAAAATCATTAAATCAACGTTATGCAAGCTTGGAAAGAATACCAGGAACAGAATAAAGACCGGTTTCTGAATGAAATGCTAGAATTGTTGCGCATACCATCTGTGTCAGCTAAAAGCGAACATGCTGCCGATATGCGCACCTGTGCTGATTTAGTTCGTCAACGTTTACAGGATGCCGGTGTTGACAAAGCAGAAGTAATGGACACAGCAGGACACCCGGTTGTTTATGGAGAAAAAATCATTGATCCTTCCAAGCCAACGGTGCTGGTTTATGGCCACTATGATGTGCAGCCGCCAGACCCACTAGAGCTTTGGCATAGCGGCCCCTTTGATCCTGTAATTAAAGATGGTAAAGTATATGCGCGTGGAAGTGCTGATGATAAAGGCCAGTTTTATATGCACGTAAAGGCATTTGAAACAATGGTAAAAACCAATTCATTAACCACTAACGTGAAGTTTCTAATTGAGGGCGAAGAAGAAGTTGGCTCTCCAAACCTGGAGGAATTTGTAAAAGCCCATAAAGCACTTTTAAAGGCTGACGTTATCCTGATCTCTGATTCTGCTATGATCAGCATGGAAAACCCTTCACTTGATATAGGCGTTAGAGGATTAGCCTACATACAGGTAGAAGTTACCGGCCCTAACCGCGATCTTCATAGTGGTACTTATGGTGGCGCAGTAGCGAACCCGGCAACCATACTGGCCAAAATGATTGCGTCTTGTCATGATGAAAACAACCACATTACCATCCCTGGCTTTTATGACGATGTAGTGGTAGCTACACCAGAAGAAAGAGCCCTGATGGCAAAAGCACCGTATGATGAAAAGGAATACGAAGACGATTTAGGTGTACAGGAGTTGTGGGGAGAAAAAGGTTATACCACTAACGAACGCACAGGTATTCGTCCTACACTGGAAGTAAACGGTATCTGGGGTGGCTATATTCAGGAAGGTGCTAAAACGGTATTACCATCAAAGGCATCGGCTAAGATCTCCGCTCGTTTGGTACCTAACCAGTCGTCTGAAAAGATCACCGAAAAGCTATTAAACTATTTCAGAAGCATAGCTCCAAAAAGCGTAACGGTAAATGCGTTTAACCTGCACGGTGGTGAGCCCTATATGACTCCGATCGACAGCAAAGGTTACCAGGCCGCCGCTAAAGCTATAAAAGAAACGTTTGGCAAAGAGCCTATTCCTGTTCGTGGTGGTGGTTCTATTCCTATCTGTACTATTCTTGAAAAAGAGCTAGGTGTAAAGATTGTCTTTATGGGCTTTGGCTTGGATAGCGACAACCTGCATTCTCCTAACGAAAAGTTCCATATAGAGAATTACTATAAAGGCATTGAAACCATTCCTTATTTCCACAAGTATTTTGCGGAATAAGCGGCCTCCCAAAGGAGTGCTTCGCGCTGGATGGTTTCGCGCAGAGACGCAGAGAACGCAGAGAAGATTTGAACCACAGAGGCACTGAAAACACAGAGGATCACAGAGTGAATGGGGTACAAAAAATAAGAAGTAAAATAGAAAAGCACTCCTTAATCGGAGTGCTTTTTATTATATAGAATGTTTGATTTTCTGGCGTTGTGCGTTAGCGCTCCTCCCCTTCGGGGAGGCAGGGAGGGGCCTCACGTCTCACGTTTGACGTTTCACGCTTTCTTCACCTGCTCCACTCTTTAGGTTTCGGTAGCAAGCGTTGTTCTGACGCAGCATTAGGTATGCGATTTGCAGGCGGCACTTGACTATTTTTTGTTGCATTAGGTATGGCAGCTATACTTTGAGTATCAGGAATAATACAAGGCATGCCATCTTGTGGTAACGTGTATATACCCGGCTCCCTATTAAAGGACTTTGGTGCTAACAATTTCAAATCAAACGCAAAAGGGTGACGGAGAGTAGGCTTTGATGTATCTTTTTTTATTGTAGAAAACTTAGACCTTTCAATCAATTTATTGATATCAAGTTGAAATTCCTGGGCGGACAGATTAGTGACCGTGAGCACAAAAGCCACAATCAAAAGCCTTTTCATAAGCAGTTCTTTTCTCTAAGATACTATACTCCTCCGCAAGAAAAATCATATACTATATTCCTTCAATATTAGGAGCAGGCGCTGTCGCTTTTTCAGCAGCGTCCGCTCTTTCTTTGGCATCAGCCTCTGGCTCCTCTTGCACTGTTTTGAGCTTTGGATGGTATTGCAAGTGAATGAACATAGCGAAATGATCAGACCCATTATAAGGCATTCGCTTCATGGAAACCAAGCCAAAATGTGATGAGCAAAAGATATAGTCCAATGGAAAGCGCATCCACCAATGGTTTGCTGAAAACGTACTATAAAAGCCCCTTCCACGACGAGGGTCTATCAGTCCACTTACTTTACGAAACAACTCTGTCACATAACTCCAGGCTACATCATTCAGATCGCCCATTACTACACAGGGCTTTTGTTGCTTTTCAACTTCAAAAGCCACTTTCATCAACTCTTTGTCCTTGGCCGTAGACGTAAGTGATTCCTTAGGCACAGGCGGTTTGGGATGTAAGCCATACAACTGCACTTCTACCCCCGATGGTAAGACCACTATTGTTTTTACAGAAGGAATATCATCTTCCGCCAAAAAACGAATTACTCCATTTCTCAATGGCAGTCGGCTGTAAAACAGCAGACCATAGGTATTAGATAAAGGCCTCTTTAATGAATAGGGATAGTTATTTTTTAACACCTGCATTGCAGTCTCCCAAGCGCTATCCGTTTCTACCAAAAAGACGACATCCGGATCCGTAAAACTAATTTGCTGCAACAAGCGTTTAAATTGTTGATTGTCCTGCAGTACATTACAAGTAAAGATCTTTAACTCATTTTGGGCATTGGCCGCCCGCACCCGCTTCATCTCTTTCGGAGATAGGGATGTATAGGGGAAGATTTTTCCAATCAAGTATGCAATACAAATAGCATTTGCTACGAATAACCACCAAAACCATTCACCTAGCCAACCTTTTGTTGTGATACAACCCAATAGTAATACAGTACCAATGATCAGCTTTTGCACCCTGGGATATTCAAGTATTCGAAATGTCCAATAATCATTTTTGACAAGTGGCAAAAATGTCATCAGTGTAAAGACCAGGGTTAACAAGCCCAGTAATAGTATCATCATATGCCTCTACAAAAAAATAACGCCAGCTTTTGGTATATAAAATACCGTAACGGAGAGTTGTACATTTGCAACGCCATTAAACCGGCACTGAAATAGTATACACTTAGTTGAATAAGCGTACAGTATGAGTGAAAAAGAAAAACTGCGTTTAGATAAATACCTCTGGGCTATCCGCCTTTTTAAGACACGCAGCATGGCCGCGGCCGCCTGCGACACTGGCAAGGTGAAACAATTAGGCACAGCTGTTAAAGCCAGTAAAAACGTCAACATTGGCGACGAATATGAAGTAAAGACAGAAGCCAAGAAATGGGTGATTAAAGTCACAGATCTATTACATAACCGGATGGCTTATTCTGAAGCCATTAAATACTATTTAGACATTACGCCACAAGAAGAACTGGATCGCCTGCAATTCCAGGCAGCTTCATTCCATACTGGTAAACGCCAAAGTAAAATTGGTCGCCCTACTAAGAAGCAGCGTAGAGAATTGGATGATTTTTTGGGCGAAGAGGAAGGGAATGATGAACAAGGAACAAGGAAGGATGAAGGAAGAGAGAACTAGGATTCTTAGGATTAGTAGGAAATGGCTGATGGCGGATTTGGGTTGACAGGTTAACAAGTTGATAAGTTGAAAAGGGAGGGAATAATGAACAAGGAATGATGAATATTGAATGATCGAATGTTCAATGCTCAATTTTCAATACTCAATGTTCAATGTTCAACGATCAATGTTCAAGGTACAAGGAAAGAACTTGCTCTACAGGGAAGGGATTTGTATCTTTAGGGTCTACACCTACAGGGCTATTTCGGCTCTTCTTATTAC
This genomic interval from Flavisolibacter tropicus contains the following:
- the dinB gene encoding DNA polymerase IV, coding for MSQQQRYIAHFDLDAFFVSVELLKKPELKGKPLIVGGDGQRGIVAACSYEARKYGIQSAMPAMRAKQLCPNAIFLKGSYADYSHYSRMVTQIIADSVPQFEKASIDEFYCDMTGMDKFFGVSQYTKELREKVIRETGLPISYGLSSSKLVSKMATNEAKPNGFLEIPTGKETAFLWPMTVDKIPMVGKQTEQQLKELGIRTIKQLAETPILQLEQQFGKWGKRLWEKANGIDDNPVESYSEQKSLSHENTFHEDSNDLPFLHTALLKLTEETAYDLRQEERLTGCVTVKLRYADFTTVSKQEVINYTALDDVLFAKVKDLFAKLYKKGEKIRLLGVRFSHLIPMTIQMNLFDNAEEKLELYKAVDQLKTQFGAAIITKAGTNANQNPGKKD
- a CDS encoding Crp/Fnr family transcriptional regulator, whose amino-acid sequence is MPTSQLKTFVDAIHPLKEKEWAAFEAIWQPITYKRKTLLTTAGETERYLYFVLEGVQRGYSVTASEEEATIVFTYPYSFSGVADAFLTQTPSAYFLETLTGSSFLRTTYQQLDELMSQYPAIQTMILKATSWAFKGVLERNVELQVLSAEEKFRKLLTRSPQVLNLIPHKYLASYLGMDATTFSKLLSTVRI
- a CDS encoding DUF4833 domain-containing protein yields the protein MLVFKVISMLMMPCQLLLSSLTFQVHTTFKAAHENLPDRNANLFIIKRNTDNNLVVYDAKVLPDKTLDPQNPVEVYWIRNTEGGIKKELSYMQRTMAYGLSLKKVDNAYEGKIAAYDKRPIKITQTPSGMPIAYIIINGKWQQLQQVYLHIADAKALVPKITYIQLFGKDVQTGNSVSEKIIL
- a CDS encoding RNA-binding S4 domain-containing protein, whose translation is MSEKEKLRLDKYLWAIRLFKTRSMAAAACDTGKVKQLGTAVKASKNVNIGDEYEVKTEAKKWVIKVTDLLHNRMAYSEAIKYYLDITPQEELDRLQFQAASFHTGKRQSKIGRPTKKQRRELDDFLGEEEGNDEQGTRKDEGREN
- a CDS encoding endonuclease/exonuclease/phosphatase family protein, with product MMILLLGLLTLVFTLMTFLPLVKNDYWTFRILEYPRVQKLIIGTVLLLGCITTKGWLGEWFWWLFVANAICIAYLIGKIFPYTSLSPKEMKRVRAANAQNELKIFTCNVLQDNQQFKRLLQQISFTDPDVVFLVETDSAWETAMQVLKNNYPYSLKRPLSNTYGLLFYSRLPLRNGVIRFLAEDDIPSVKTIVVLPSGVEVQLYGLHPKPPVPKESLTSTAKDKELMKVAFEVEKQQKPCVVMGDLNDVAWSYVTELFRKVSGLIDPRRGRGFYSTFSANHWWMRFPLDYIFCSSHFGLVSMKRMPYNGSDHFAMFIHLQYHPKLKTVQEEPEADAKERADAAEKATAPAPNIEGI
- a CDS encoding dipeptidase; this encodes MQAWKEYQEQNKDRFLNEMLELLRIPSVSAKSEHAADMRTCADLVRQRLQDAGVDKAEVMDTAGHPVVYGEKIIDPSKPTVLVYGHYDVQPPDPLELWHSGPFDPVIKDGKVYARGSADDKGQFYMHVKAFETMVKTNSLTTNVKFLIEGEEEVGSPNLEEFVKAHKALLKADVILISDSAMISMENPSLDIGVRGLAYIQVEVTGPNRDLHSGTYGGAVANPATILAKMIASCHDENNHITIPGFYDDVVVATPEERALMAKAPYDEKEYEDDLGVQELWGEKGYTTNERTGIRPTLEVNGIWGGYIQEGAKTVLPSKASAKISARLVPNQSSEKITEKLLNYFRSIAPKSVTVNAFNLHGGEPYMTPIDSKGYQAAAKAIKETFGKEPIPVRGGGSIPICTILEKELGVKIVFMGFGLDSDNLHSPNEKFHIENYYKGIETIPYFHKYFAE